The sequence GCCCGCGGGGGTGACGAGCGGCATGTCGATGGTGTCGACCGCGCCGGGCCACATGGCCGGCCGCGCGACGCTGACGCCGACCGGCGGCACGCCTGACGACTACGGCAATTTGCAATACCGCATTCCGACGCAACCCGCGCTCGACGGCAACACGGTCGACATCGATACGGAACGGGTGCAGTTCGCGGACAACACGTTGCACTTCGAATCGGGCATGACGGTGCTGTCTAGCCAGATCAAAACGATGCTCTCGGCGATCACGTCGGGCTCGTAAATAACAGGCACCGCAAAGAGATACCGCAGTACGCAGGAACAATCGCTACGGGAATTAACTTGAGGCCGGGTCGAACCGTGCAACTTTGTTGCATGGGACCGGAGAGGGAAGGAAACATGCCATCTTTAATGAACATTTTCGGTGTTGCAGGCTCCGCGATGTCAGCGCAGTCGCAGCGGCTCAACGTGACGGCGTCGAATCTCGCCAACGCGGACAGCACGACCGGTCCGGACGGCCAGCCGTACAAGGCCAAGCAGGTCGTGTTCGCGGTCAGCCCGATCGGCGGCTCGCGCACGGCCTCCGGCCAGCAGATCGGCGGCGTGCAGGTCACCGGCGTGGTCGACGACCCGACGCCGATGAAGACCGCGTACGACCCCGGCAATCCGGCCGCCAATTCTGACGGTTACGTCACGCTGCCCAACGTCGACCCGGTACAGGAGATGGTCAACATGATCTCGGCCTCGCGCTCGTACCAGGCCAACGTCGAGACCCTGAACACGGCCAAGACACTGATGCTGAAAACGCTCACGATCGGAACCTGAGGAGACCTCCTTGACCACTACTATTGGCAACAACGGCCCGACCGTGTCGCAAACGCTGCTCGATACGATGAACGGCACGAACAGTGCGAGCAGCAGCACCAAGAGCGCGAGCAGCGCCACCAGCTCGACCGGCAGCACCACGGGCACCTCGGCGACCGATCTGCAGAACACCTTCTTGCAACTGCTCGTCGCGCAGTTGAAGAACCAGGATCCGACCAATCCGATGGACAGCTCGCAGATGACTTCGCAGCTGGCGCAGATCAACACGGTGTCGGGCATCAGCCAACTGAACACGACGCTCACCTCGCTCGCCACCCAAATGTCGGCGGGCCAGCAGTCGCAAGCCGCGCTGTTGATCGGCTCGACCGTGCTCGCGCCGGGCAGCTCGGTGACGGTCGCGAGCGGCAAGGCCAGCTCGTTCGGCGTGCAGCTCGCCAACTCGGTGGGCGATCTGCAGGTGGTCGTGAAGAACTCGGCGGGCACGATCGTCAACACGATCGACCTCGGCAAGCAGTCGGCCGGCACGATTCCGGTGGGCTGGACGCCGACCGACACGGCCGGCAACACGCTGCCCGACGGCACCTACACGATCAGCGCGGTCGGCACGATCAACGGCCAGCAGGCAACCGCCACGACACTCGCGGGCGCGACGGTGCAGAGCGTCGTCATGCAGAGCACCGGTACGCCGGGCCTCGTGCTGTCGAACGGCACGACCGTGGGCCTGAGCAGCGTCGCCGCCATCCTCTGATTCAGATTCAGTTAGTTACGACTTTCCAGATACGGAGACCGTCATGGGTTACCAACAAGGTTTGAGTGGTTTGTCCGCAGCGTCGCAGGATCTCGACGTGATCGGCAACAACATCGCCAACGCGAATACGACCGGCTTCAAGAGCGGCGCCGCGCAGTTCGCGGACATGTACGCCAATTCCGTGGCGACCGCGGTGAACAACCAGATCGGCATCGGCACGCAGCTCTCCGAAGTGCAGCAGCAGTTCTCGCAGGGCACGATCACCAGCACCAACCAGGCGCTCGACGTCGCGATCAACGGCAACGGCTTCTTCCAGCTGTCGAACAACGGCTCGCTGGTGTACTCGCGCAACGGTGTGTTCCAGCTCGACAAGAACGGCAACATCACCAACGCGCAAGGCCTGCAACTGATGGGCTACGCGGCGAACAGCTCGGGTGTCATCAACACCGCGCAAACCGTGCCGCTCAGCGTGCCGACCGCGAACATCGCGCCGCAAGCCACCACCAAGATCGTCGCCGGCCTGAACCTGAACGCGCAGGACCCGCTGATGCTCGGCACGCCGGCCGTGACGCCGACCCTCGGCGCGGGCAGCTCGCTCACCACCACAGGCGCCACGATCACGAACACGGCGTCGGGCACGAACAACGACAGCTACTCGGTCGCGTTCAACACCACGACCACCCCGCCCACTTACACGGTGACGGACTCCACGCTCAACACGACCACCGCTGCCGCGACCTACACGGCCGGTACGGCGATCCAGCTCGGCAACGGTCAGACCATCACGTTCAACGGCACGCCGGCTAACGGCGACACGGTCGCGATCGCGCCGACCCCAATCGCGTTCAACCAGACCAGCAATTCGACGTACAACTACTCGACCAGCACGACGGTCTACGATTCGCTCGGCGGCTCGCAGACGGTCAACATGTACTTTGCCAAGACCTCGGCCGGTACGTGGAACGTGTACGCAGGTACGTCCACCGGCACGGCGAACCTGGTCGGCCAGGCGAACTTCAATTCGTCGGGCACGCTGCTCGGCACGACTCAGGTCGTGACGCCGGTGCAGAGTCCGCCGACGTTCACCGCCACCACCACGCCATTCGCGTACAACTTCTCGATCCCGACCACCGACGGGTCGTCGACGCCGCAGAACCTCACGCTGAACATCGCCGGCACGACGCAGTACGGCGGCAAGGACGGCGTGAACTCGCTGCAACCTGACGGCTACGCAGCCGGCACGCTGACGAGCTTCACGATCGGCGCCGACGGCACGCTGACCGGCAACTACTCGAACCAGCAAACCGCGGCGCTCGGCCAGATCGTGCTCGCGAACTTCTCGAACCAGAACGGTCTGGTGGACCTCGGCAACAACGAGTATCAGCAGACCTCCCAATCGGGCGTCGCGCAGATTTCGTCGCCCGGTTCGACCAACCACGGCGTGCTGCAAGGCGGCGCACTGGAAAACTCGAACGTCGACCTGACGAGCGAACTGGTGAACCTGATCACCGCGCAACGCAACTATCAAGCGAACGCGCAGACGATCAAGACCCAGCAGACCGTCGACCAGACCCTGATCAACCTGTAAGCGACCGGGACTTCCCATCATGGATCGGCTGATCTACACCGCGATGTCGGGCAGCACACAAGCGCTCGAGCAGCAGGCTATCGTTGCCAACAACCTGGCGAACGCCTCGACCACCGGCTTTCGCGCGCAGCTTGCGACG comes from Burkholderia sp. GAS332 and encodes:
- a CDS encoding flagellar basal-body rod protein FlgB, encoding MLDKLDAEFAFGRQALDVRAYRQELLSSNIANADTPGYKARDVDFASSLAGALKKADGGTGTAASNNSTLAMTQPAGVTSGMSMVSTAPGHMAGRATLTPTGGTPDDYGNLQYRIPTQPALDGNTVDIDTERVQFADNTLHFESGMTVLSSQIKTMLSAITSGS
- a CDS encoding flagellar basal-body rod protein FlgC, whose product is MPSLMNIFGVAGSAMSAQSQRLNVTASNLANADSTTGPDGQPYKAKQVVFAVSPIGGSRTASGQQIGGVQVTGVVDDPTPMKTAYDPGNPAANSDGYVTLPNVDPVQEMVNMISASRSYQANVETLNTAKTLMLKTLTIGT
- a CDS encoding flagellar basal-body rod modification protein FlgD; protein product: MTTTIGNNGPTVSQTLLDTMNGTNSASSSTKSASSATSSTGSTTGTSATDLQNTFLQLLVAQLKNQDPTNPMDSSQMTSQLAQINTVSGISQLNTTLTSLATQMSAGQQSQAALLIGSTVLAPGSSVTVASGKASSFGVQLANSVGDLQVVVKNSAGTIVNTIDLGKQSAGTIPVGWTPTDTAGNTLPDGTYTISAVGTINGQQATATTLAGATVQSVVMQSTGTPGLVLSNGTTVGLSSVAAIL
- a CDS encoding flagellar hook protein FlgE; its protein translation is MGYQQGLSGLSAASQDLDVIGNNIANANTTGFKSGAAQFADMYANSVATAVNNQIGIGTQLSEVQQQFSQGTITSTNQALDVAINGNGFFQLSNNGSLVYSRNGVFQLDKNGNITNAQGLQLMGYAANSSGVINTAQTVPLSVPTANIAPQATTKIVAGLNLNAQDPLMLGTPAVTPTLGAGSSLTTTGATITNTASGTNNDSYSVAFNTTTTPPTYTVTDSTLNTTTAAATYTAGTAIQLGNGQTITFNGTPANGDTVAIAPTPIAFNQTSNSTYNYSTSTTVYDSLGGSQTVNMYFAKTSAGTWNVYAGTSTGTANLVGQANFNSSGTLLGTTQVVTPVQSPPTFTATTTPFAYNFSIPTTDGSSTPQNLTLNIAGTTQYGGKDGVNSLQPDGYAAGTLTSFTIGADGTLTGNYSNQQTAALGQIVLANFSNQNGLVDLGNNEYQQTSQSGVAQISSPGSTNHGVLQGGALENSNVDLTSELVNLITAQRNYQANAQTIKTQQTVDQTLINL